The proteins below come from a single Miscanthus floridulus cultivar M001 chromosome 1, ASM1932011v1, whole genome shotgun sequence genomic window:
- the LOC136551542 gene encoding uncharacterized protein — translation MEFMEPKDIDWSRVVSRYVRDETYEGIEAPHWADLTDPNADRADVDDKAWFCRPDCRHPKTAEDFLKLSPSPKGKLLRSVSAMLPFAERDANTTSLRDGSSNLKWRGGGTVTSSTPPKPKAAPKKRFQEDSENQDPALATPPPRQAPSRPPFGAPRWNKNAKEAIKSSAEKRPDNAEKEALLNKYAPPRQLKSTLSARNLFSGKDILGQISELYDELKRMVGGGRPGTDTQEEYSSNPMNPSDLMEKVAPDASVSNPVPADTVKEVARQETVKKSPSPMKGKKVGLKVEAGKQRSPSVLKEVKATPPTPQRFPSPSPNRIKNVKPGGVATAGSPLKKPLKEKGTPSKDLESKKDGVRQPFGVKDMNNTRACDAEGSSSSMFWFLKPCTFLVE, via the exons ATGGAGTTCATGGAGCCCAAGGACATCGACTGGAGCAGGGTGGTGTCGCGGTACGTGCGCGACGAGACCTACGAGGGCATCGAGGCCCCGCACTGGGCCGACCTCACCGACCCCAACGCCGACCGCGCCGACGTCGACGACAAGGCCTGGTTCTGCCGCCCCG ATTGCCGGCATCCGAAGACGGCCGAGGATTTCCTCAAGCTGAGCCCCAGCCCCAAG GGCAAGCTGCTGCGATCGGTTTCGGCCATGCTGCCCTTCGCCGAAAGGGACGCCAACACCACCAGCCTCAG GGACGGCAGTAGCAATCTCAAGTGGCGGGGCGGCGGCACCGTTACCTCCTCCACGCCGCCGAAGCCAAAGGCAGCGCCCAAGAAGAGGTTCCAGGAAGACAGCGAGAACCAGGACCCTGCGCTGGCCACGCCACCCCCACGGCAGGCGCCGAGTAGGCCGCCGTTCGGTGCCCCTCGGTGGAACAAGAATGCCAAGGAGGCCATCAAGTCCAGTGCGGAGAAGCGGCCGGATAACGCTGAGAAGGAGGCGCTGCTCAACAAGTACGCCCCACCGAGGCAGCTCAAGAGCACCCTCTCAGCGAGGAATCTCTTCTCTGGGAAGGATATACTTGGTCAGATTTCGGAGCTCTACGATGAGCTGAAGCGGATGGTTGGAGGCGGCCGGCCTGGCACAGACACACAGGAGGAATACAGCTCAAACCCAAT GAATCCGAGCGATTTGATGGAGAAGGTGGCTCCTGATGCCAGCGTCAGCAATCCAGTTCCCGCAGATACCGTGAAGGAGGTGGCGAGACAAGAAACAGTGAAAAAGAGTCCAAGCCCAAT GAAGGGAAAGAAAGTGGGGCTGAAGGTGGAAGCAGGGAAGCAAAGGTCTCCCTCTGTGCTGAAGGAAGTGAAGGCAACACCGCCCACTCCGCAGCGGTTTCCATCCCCATCGCCAAACCGCATTAAGAATGTTAAACCTGGTGGGGTGGCCACAGCAGGATCGCCACTCAAGAAGCCACTCAAG GAGAAGGGGACCCCTAGTAAGGATCTGGAGAGCAAAAAAGATGGTGTGAGGCAACCCTTTGGGGTTAAGGATATGAACAATACAAGAGCATGTGATGCAGAAGGGAGCTCCAGCAGCATGTTTTGGTTCTTGAAGCCCTGCACTTTCCTTGTGGAGTAG